One window of the Paenibacillus beijingensis genome contains the following:
- a CDS encoding tyrosine-type recombinase/integrase: MTGYNHDILEHYETELQLFTIWMKNQGMTKSTEQAYLADTCQYLRSIYPTELSQTGKIHMMRFLSLMRENGSGDEARNRKLSSLRAFYKSLIEMEHLNVNPAALTAKSKMTKNRIPVYLEDHELELLFQSIEGKYKYRNMTILLLMAYAGLRVGEVHRLNVQDFQPSGSIHVLGKGRKWRIIPLPAPLSAILRQALEERIVPKQSKEHAFFVSQFGRRLSIRMIQTIADETLARLKDKVPTLALKKLSSHKLRHSFATMQIRSGTDIRTLQELLGHASIETTQIYTHVDNKQLQGAMNNISDKIPSGLER; this comes from the coding sequence ATGACAGGCTACAATCATGACATTCTCGAGCACTATGAAACGGAGCTGCAGCTGTTTACGATTTGGATGAAAAACCAGGGAATGACGAAATCGACGGAGCAGGCTTATTTGGCGGATACGTGCCAATATTTACGGAGCATCTATCCAACCGAGCTGAGTCAGACGGGAAAAATACATATGATGCGGTTTTTGTCGCTCATGCGTGAGAACGGTTCGGGCGATGAAGCGCGGAACCGGAAGCTGTCGTCGCTGAGAGCTTTTTATAAATCGCTCATTGAAATGGAGCACTTGAACGTAAATCCCGCCGCTTTGACGGCCAAGTCAAAGATGACCAAAAACCGGATTCCCGTATACTTGGAAGATCACGAACTGGAATTATTGTTTCAGTCGATTGAAGGAAAATATAAGTACCGGAACATGACCATTTTGCTGCTAATGGCGTATGCCGGCCTGCGGGTGGGGGAAGTGCACCGGCTGAACGTACAGGACTTCCAGCCCAGTGGTTCGATTCATGTGCTCGGAAAAGGGCGAAAGTGGCGCATCATACCGCTGCCTGCACCGTTAAGCGCCATTTTGCGCCAAGCGCTGGAAGAACGCATCGTCCCGAAACAGAGCAAGGAGCATGCGTTCTTCGTTTCCCAATTCGGACGGAGACTGTCGATCCGGATGATTCAGACGATTGCCGATGAAACACTGGCTCGTCTGAAAGATAAGGTTCCGACACTTGCTTTGAAGAAATTGTCCAGCCATAAGCTGCGGCACTCGTTCGCCACCATGCAAATCCGCAGCGGTACCGACATCCGTACGCTGCAGGAGCTGCTCGGCCATGCGAGCATCGAGACGACGCAAATTTACACGCATGTGGACAATAAGCAGCTTCAAGGAGCGATGAACAATATTTCAGACAAAATCCCGAGCGGTTTGGAGAGATAG
- a CDS encoding 1,4-dihydroxy-6-naphthoate synthase codes for MNIAFSPCPNDTFVFHAWVNGLLPGAPELNVTYADIDKTNHMAVSHNDFDVLKISYAALPWVLDDYALLPCGGALGRGCGPLVLTSGNATSNMDPSALSGKRVAVPSERSTAYLLFRLWAARNVPGGVGDIVVMPFHQIMPAVRDGSIDAGLVIHEARFTYPAYGLHMLTDLGSWWESDTGLPIPLGAIIARRTLDLASIAKWTTASVEYAWKHPEASQAYIMNHAQELSPEVAQAHINLYVNEFTANLGDSGYAAISALLNRAAEEGLVPKVEPAKLMWPVHHM; via the coding sequence ATGAACATCGCTTTTTCTCCTTGCCCGAACGACACGTTTGTATTTCACGCCTGGGTCAACGGGCTGCTCCCCGGTGCGCCGGAGCTTAACGTTACGTATGCCGATATTGACAAGACGAACCATATGGCCGTCAGTCACAACGATTTTGACGTGCTCAAAATATCGTACGCCGCCTTGCCGTGGGTATTGGACGATTATGCGCTGCTGCCTTGCGGAGGCGCGCTTGGCAGAGGCTGCGGCCCCCTCGTGCTTACATCGGGGAACGCTACTAGCAACATGGACCCGTCAGCTCTTTCAGGAAAAAGGGTAGCCGTACCTAGCGAGCGTTCGACCGCCTATTTACTGTTCCGACTGTGGGCGGCACGCAACGTTCCCGGAGGCGTCGGAGACATTGTAGTCATGCCGTTTCATCAAATCATGCCCGCTGTCCGCGACGGATCGATCGATGCCGGACTTGTCATTCACGAGGCGCGATTCACATATCCTGCTTATGGACTTCATATGCTGACGGATTTAGGCAGCTGGTGGGAATCGGATACCGGGCTGCCGATTCCGCTCGGAGCGATCATTGCACGCCGCACGCTTGATCTGGCGAGCATCGCCAAGTGGACTACCGCGTCCGTCGAATACGCTTGGAAGCATCCCGAAGCGTCACAGGCGTATATTATGAACCATGCACAGGAGCTATCGCCCGAAGTGGCGCAAGCTCATATCAATCTGTATGTAAACGAGTTTACGGCCAATCTCGGGGACAGCGGTTATGCGGCGATCAGCGCGCTGCTTAACAGGGCTGCAGAGGAAGGGCTAGTGCCGAAAGTTGAACCTGCCAAGCTGATGTGGCCGGTTCATCACATGTAA
- a CDS encoding futalosine hydrolase: MLIMTAVEAEQNAVLRGLRGSDRFDVRIAGVGPAAAAARTAAALAGSRYDLVISAGIAGGFPGIAEIGSIVVADAIVAADLGAETPEGFTSVDKLGFGFSQIETDHLRLSRLAGALEAAGMSVHTGPVLTLSTVTGTSETAERLAALVPGAAAEAMEGFGVASAALLFGLPVLEIRTISNAIGPRDRSAWRIKEALEALEAASAVLTEVL; this comes from the coding sequence ATGCTTATCATGACCGCCGTCGAGGCGGAACAAAACGCCGTATTGCGCGGCCTTCGCGGCAGCGATCGGTTTGACGTTCGGATTGCCGGAGTCGGACCGGCTGCGGCTGCAGCCCGAACGGCTGCGGCACTCGCCGGCTCCCGGTATGATCTCGTCATAAGCGCGGGCATCGCCGGCGGATTTCCCGGTATTGCGGAAATCGGGTCGATCGTTGTCGCAGACGCGATCGTTGCGGCCGATCTTGGCGCGGAGACGCCGGAAGGCTTCACAAGTGTGGACAAGCTCGGATTCGGTTTCTCCCAAATTGAAACCGATCATTTGCGGCTATCCCGCCTGGCTGGAGCACTGGAAGCAGCCGGCATGTCCGTTCATACCGGGCCGGTCCTCACCTTGTCGACGGTGACCGGTACAAGCGAGACGGCGGAACGATTGGCCGCTTTAGTTCCCGGAGCGGCAGCGGAAGCGATGGAAGGATTCGGCGTCGCTTCGGCTGCTTTGTTGTTCGGATTGCCGGTGTTGGAGATCCGGACGATTTCAAATGCAATCGGGCCGCGCGACCGCTCCGCATGGCGGATTAAAGAAGCGCTGGAAGCACTTGAGGCCGCCAGCGCCGTACTAACGGAGGTGCTGTAA
- a CDS encoding DUF4259 domain-containing protein, whose translation MGAWGYGNFENDIVLDWVEDLLDTQDLRLISESINTVLDDSYLDAATASIAVGAIEILAAMQNRPGTEDYDDELEDWINQHKGQGTNLLVTANEALGKILTISELKELWQESENYEDWVKTIKELEERLIL comes from the coding sequence ATGGGAGCCTGGGGATATGGAAACTTCGAAAACGATATAGTATTAGATTGGGTAGAAGACCTCTTAGATACTCAAGATTTGAGATTAATTTCTGAATCGATCAATACAGTACTTGACGATAGTTATTTAGATGCAGCTACTGCATCAATAGCTGTTGGAGCAATAGAAATATTGGCTGCAATGCAAAATAGACCGGGAACAGAAGATTATGATGATGAACTTGAAGATTGGATAAACCAACATAAAGGGCAGGGGACTAATCTCCTAGTAACAGCTAATGAAGCACTTGGAAAAATACTAACAATATCAGAACTTAAAGAATTATGGCAGGAATCTGAAAATTATGAGGACTGGGTAAAGACTATTAAGGAATTAGAAGAAAGATTAATTTTGTGA
- a CDS encoding NAD-dependent epimerase/dehydratase family protein, producing MRKKSAVLIGATGLIGKELAKVLFQQNNYEKIHLLVRRSSGLHDPKCEEHIADFDRLDQHSHLFHGSDVFCCLGTTMKQAKTKEAFRKVDYVYPVEAGKLAEQFHSEQYLIVTALGSNPDSAIFYNRVKGEVEESIKKLRLPALHIFRPSLLLGERQQFRLGEKLMIKAARVLNLFMVGKLRPYRAIEAKKVALAMAAIAKSNKSGAHVYPSDEIDRIAAES from the coding sequence ATGCGCAAAAAGTCCGCCGTCTTGATAGGAGCTACCGGTCTGATCGGGAAAGAATTGGCAAAAGTACTATTTCAACAAAATAACTATGAAAAGATTCATTTATTGGTACGCCGTTCTTCAGGTCTCCATGATCCGAAGTGCGAAGAGCACATCGCGGATTTTGATCGTTTAGATCAGCATTCGCATTTATTTCATGGATCGGACGTATTTTGCTGTTTAGGTACCACGATGAAGCAAGCAAAGACAAAAGAGGCATTCCGAAAAGTGGACTATGTATACCCTGTTGAAGCGGGTAAATTGGCTGAGCAATTTCATTCGGAACAATATCTTATTGTCACGGCATTAGGCTCCAATCCTGACTCTGCTATATTTTATAACCGTGTCAAAGGCGAAGTGGAAGAATCCATTAAAAAGCTGCGGCTTCCTGCCCTTCATATTTTTCGTCCTTCGCTGTTGTTAGGGGAGCGGCAGCAATTCCGTTTGGGAGAAAAGTTGATGATAAAGGCCGCACGTGTACTAAATCTATTTATGGTTGGAAAGTTACGTCCTTATAGAGCGATCGAAGCCAAAAAAGTAGCATTAGCGATGGCTGCAATTGCAAAATCTAACAAAAGTGGAGCACACGTTTATCCCTCCGACGAGATCGATCGGATAGCTGCTGAGAGTTAA